CTAAGTTGCCTTAGAGTTTTTTTTATATGATTTTGGGATATTAAATAGGCTCATAATTGACCACTTCCCAGTTGCTGTCTGCCAGATTTACAAAGTGGTAATGCACCACATCATTCTTATCAAACGATCCATTCTTATTGATATCTTCAATAGTCCTGAAATATAATTTATTCTGTACTTCTACAATGTTCCAGTCAATAAGTTCCTGAAAATCGGACGATAGTTTTTTGAATTTCTTCCCTCCGATAGTACTAATATATAATGATTTGATATCATTGGAATCTAATTTCCCATCTTTATTGGTATCCTGATCGACCAGATTATAAATCAAAACCTGCATTTTCGTCCTGTCGGCAACCGTGTTCAAATAGGTAACGGTTTGAATCTGGATCACCTTATCGGTTAATGGATGAATGGCAGTAGAATCGATGTGCTGGAATTTTAGGTTTTGCAAAAATCCGGTCAGTTCAAAGCGATTGTAATTCGAAATGGAATAACTCACAGAATTGGTATTACTGGAGCCATATCGACTGGACCGGTCTTCATAAAGACGTACATCTCCAATAGGGTGAATCAGGTATTTGGTACCTTCCATATTAATGGGAAGATCCGCGATTTTTATTTGCGATGAATCTCTTTTTACAGGGTTTTTCACTACGTTTTTCGATTCATCATATCGCACTTTTGGGGTATCTACTTCTTTTTTACAGCTTGCAAAAAAAAGTAGCGAAAGCGCAATCAGAAGCAGGTTCGTTTTTTTCATGTTATGAATTCTAATGTTTTCTTTCAAATAGTATTTCAAATATAAGAAAAATTTGAAGTTATGCCTGTTATTTCGACTTGTTAAATCCCATATTCCATCGCAATAGTTACAGATTAGTCCCTATCCTAATAATTCTATATTCCCATAGAACGTACCAATTATATTTTAGCTGTCAATTTTATACTAAAAACCCTTGACGTTAGGTAATTCGGAATACCATACTGGGATTTTGTATACACATCTCTTACCCAGGTATTCGTAATGGCATTTTGATTGTCAAACAAGTTAAAAACTTCCAATCCTAATGACAGGTCGCGGAATGGTTTTAGCCAATGCCCTTCACTAAGTTCTTTCTTTCCCTCGGTAAACACATAGGAAAATCCTAAATCAGCACGACGGTAATCCCGCAAACGGGTTTGGTATAAATAGGGATCGGCATACGATGGAGATCCACCAGGCAATCCTGTATTATATACCAGGTTCAGGTACATTTTGACATTAGGTATGTTGGGCATATAATCCTGGAATAAGATTGCTGCTTTAAAACGCTGGTCGGTCGGTCGTGCGATATAACCCCGGTTTTCAATATTTTCTTCCGTTTTCATAAATCCAAGGCTGACCCAGGACTCCGTCCCTGGAACAAATTCGCCATTCAGTCGCATGTCAAACCCCATAGCATAGGCTTTGGCATTATTTTCGGCACTATAGCGTATCCGCACGTTTTCAAGTGTGTACGGATTCACATCGGTCATACTCTTATAATAGGCTTCCGAAACCAGCTTAAATGGCCTGTCCCACATTTTAAAACTATAGTCATTGCTTAAAACAATATGAACAGATTGTTGCGCTTTTACATTAGGACGCACAGCACCGGTAGCATCGCGTAATTCCCGATACATTGGTGGCTGGCTGTAAATACCTCCCGACACCCGGAACACCATATCTTTATCCCAGTCGGGTTTTATGGCAAATTGCGCCCTTGGGCTAAAAATTACCTGACTTTTTCCATCTAAATTATCACCTTCTACCTGCCATTGGTGCATACGGACTCCGGCATTATACCATACTTCATGTCTTCCCAAATTCCCTCTTCGGTTCCATTGGGCGTAGCCTGAAAAACGATTGATCGTGGTCAGGTTTTTAGCGCGTACATTCTGATACGGCACTAAAGGCCCTGTATAGGGATTATAAGGCTGATCATTTACAGGTAAGCCCAGGTTTGGTGGATTAATGGAAAAACCGGCTGAATCAATGACTTCCCACTCCACAACACGATCACGGATATCCTCACGTGTATATTTAAAACCCCATTCAATCTGGTTTTCGTCGAGATCATGGAATCCTTTTACTTCTGCATTTACAATTAAGGCATCCAAGTCATTCCGTGCATGGTTCAATTGGGAACCAATTCCACGTGAATAGGTCACATTCCCTAAATTCTCCGATCCGATATTCGTATCTACCTCTCCAAGTCGGTATTGGGCAAATATGTCAAAATATTCCTGTTCAGTAGTGTGATAAGCCGAAGCTATAAATTTTAGTGTCGTGCGCTCCGTCAGTTTGTAATTGGCTTTAAAAGCCCCAAAAAGTGTTTCGTATTTATCTTTTTCCTGTCCTTCATACACCACAAGCAAAGCAATCGGATCACTAAGCGTCCCGAAATTGGTCTGGCGGGTCAACGGCTGGTAATCGTATTTGTTTTGGGAAATATTCCCCAAAAAGCTCAATTGCAGTTTCGAAGAAGCATTGTACGTAACATAGGTTTGTACATCCGCAAAAACCGGAGTATAATTCGTTTGGGTCTGTTGGCTGTTTACCAAAAGGCTGTTATTTCTATAACGCACTCCTGTAATCGCCGACCATTTTTGATTTTTGGACACTCCTTCAAAGGAAAGGCTACCTCCTAAAAAGCTCGCTTCAACGGAAGCACCATAACGGGTAGGCCTTCGGTAAGTAATATCAAGTACGGAAGAAAGTTTGTCCCCATACTTCGCCTGAAATCCTCCTGCAGAAAAATCCACATTCTGCACCATATCCGTATTTGTAAAACTCAATCCTTCCTGTTGTCCAGAACGGATTAAAAATGGGCGATACACTTCAATTTCATTCACATACACCAGATTCTCATCATAATTCCCTCCACGAACAGCATATTGTGTACTCAGTTCATTATTGGAATATACACCCGGCAATGTTTTCAGGATATTTTCTACTCCGGCATTTGCGCCCGGGATCATCCGTATTGTGGCGGGGTCGATATTGGTAATCCCTTCAATCCTTTTTCGGTTTTCATCGGTAATTACTACCACACCTAACTGTTCTATTTTTTGGCTTAAAACCGGATTGAATTCACGCTCTTCATCACGTTCTAAAGTAAGTAGCAAGGCACTATTTTTATACCCGGTATGGGAGAAAACCAGTGATTCTTCTTTATTGGCCGGAACAATCAGCAGGTAGAAACCATTTTCATTGGAAATGGAAGAAGCAGCACCAAAAGCAACACTAACCCCCGCGACAGGCTTATTGTTTTCATCTAAAATTACGCCCTTAACCCTTGCTTTCTGGGCAAAAGCAGTTGTACTTACCACCAAAAACAAGACTGAAAAAATAAGGTATTTTGCTTTCAATTTTCTATTGCTATTTAAGTTGAGATCTGAAAAAGTTCGTTTCAAAGGTAGTAGAATTTCCCACATTATCGGTAACAACAATTTTTAGGTCATTTTTACCTTCGGCTACAATAGCTTCGTCGAAATAATGTACCACGCGCCTGGTTTTATAATCATATTCCAGCAAGATCCATTTTCCGTTCATGTAGGCATTATAGCTGCCAATCCCAGACTGGCCATCGCTGATATCAAACTGGATCGTATTTTGTTTCGTCAGCCATTTTCCTTCTGCAAAATTCAAATTTGTAATCCTCGGCGCTACAGTATCTTTAGCAAGCATAAAACGCCCCAACCCTTTCGTCCAGGTCGAAAACACATTGCCTTTAAAAGTGGTCGCATTGTACCGGCTGGAATTGCCATTAGCAGTCGCTATATAGGTTTTGGGCTTATCTGCTTCTGCAATAGAAGCATCTTCAAAAGAGATATTCAGGTTAGAACGGATCGGCACTTCTTCATCCGCCAGAAAAAGGGCATTACCCCTTACATCAAAATTCAGGTAAAAGTCTTCGTAAAATGTGTTTGCGGGAATAAACACCGTGACATTATCTTTTTTATAATTATAATCGTTTTTGGCCTTAAGGAAATAAGGCGTTTTTCCGGCATCGGGATTGACAACTACCTCCTGCTTTTCAAAAGCAATCGGAATTGTTACATCGCGTTTATTTCCATTGAAATCAGAAAGTTCTATTTTATAATTTGTAGTCACATTAGGCAATACTGTGATGATTCCGTTTGATTTCCCAGGCTGTATAATGGTAAGATCATATGGTGATTTCATAAAAAGTTTCTGGTAACGCTGCCCGGTTTTTTTAAATCTCGGATAATCAATCAATGCATTGATGTAATGGCTCTCGTCAAATCCAAAGGATTCAAATTGATACCCAAAAAACGGCGTTCCATTAACAGACGTTTTCACACTATACGTTCCATTCCGGTTTGTAGTAAAATCGGCAAGATCATACGTATTGATCCCAAATCCAATTTTCCCCTGGGCATTCACTTTTTCAGCGATATAAGAACCGTCTTTTTGCTGTGACAATTGCAGGAGTATCGGCTTCTGAGAATTATTCACGCTAGCACTGTCGGATATCGGATAGGCCATTACTCCGGCCACTACCGGCATTTTTGTGTCTTTTACCAAAACATCAAATCCGAATTCCATAGGATTGATAATCCGTTCGGTTTTTGAATCACGGAATTCAAAATGCAGGTGGGGACCACCAGATCCTCCGGAATTACCCGATAAAGCAATAACATCTCCTTTTTTAACTTTTATAGCTCCCGGCTCCGGAAATACATCAATTTCAAAAGATTTCGCTTCATAATGTTTCTTCTTAGCATAGTCATTAATTGCCCCGGCATATTTTGACAAATGGCCGTATAGCGTAGTATAACCGTTAGGATGGGTAATATAAATAGCCCTGCCATAGCCCCAGGTAGAAACTTTGATCCTTGACACATAACCATCACCTGCCGCATACACATTCAACCCTTCTTTTTGCTGGGTCTTAAAATCAAGGCCGGCATGAAAATGGTTGGAACGCAATTCCCCAAAGGAACCGGAGGTGAGCAATGGAATATCCAAAGGCGATCGAAAGTAATCTTTAGGATACTGAGCCTGTGAAAAAACGAAGGTAGAGATGAAAAGAAAGAAAAAAGAAATCCTCATAAAATATATTTCTGCTAATTTAAAAAAATGTTGTTAAAATCATAGTATAAATTACACCTAACTATAACTCATTAGTTGCATTATTCGTACACCAATCGTACTGAATTTACAATTTTTAATTAAAAGTATTGCAAAATTCAGCAGGAATATTAACTTTGTAAAGTTATGTAATGAATATTGGCTCCAATGAGTAAAATTATAGATATAGTTGATTCTCTTGAAAATAAAGTTCGAAAGCTTTTGCAGAAAATGCAAAGTTTAGAGAAACAGAATCAGGATTTAGAATCTGAATTGACTAAATCTATGGCTATTGCTCAAAAGCAATCGCAGGAGATTAATGCACTGAAAGGCCAGTTTGACACATTAAAAGTCGCCAATTCATTACTCGGCAGTGACGAAAATAAGAAAGAGACAAAACTCAAGATAAATTCATTGATTCGCGAAATTGATTACTGTATAGCACAACTTTCTGATTAGAAAGAATTTTATGGATGAAAAGCTCAAAATAAAAATATCAATTGCAGACCGTGTATATCCCCTTAATGTGGATTTTTCGCAGGAAGAAGGACTCCGGAGTGCTTCTAAGAAGATTGATGTGATGATTAAGCAGTTCGAAGAAAATTATGCTGTACGGGACAAACAGGATGTATTAGCCATGTGTGCGCTACAATTCGCCTCGCAATTAGAACAACAACAAATTGACAAATCGACCCTTGGTGATGACACCAAAGAAAGACTTCAAAAAATTAATGATTTACTGATTCAATATCTCGATAAATAAACACGTTCTTTACATAGACTAAAATACTGCCTACATTAGTTCATTTTTGGTAAACTCAACACTAACAAATTAAAATGAGTAAATCTTTGCTGCTAAAGCATGCTGCCCTGCGCAGATCCTTGATACAGCAAGTTAGCTCAAAACTTGTCGACACGAGTTTATACAATCTCTCTAATGTAGGCTTTTTTTATACATAAACCCTTAAACAAAATGGATAGTACATTACTAATAGTTATCGCCACAATTGTTGGCATCTGCGTTGGTTTCGGAATCGCTAAGATGATCGAAAAAAGCAATGTTTCAAATTTGATTAAAAATGCAAAAAAAGAAGCTGCTTCAATTTTGAAAGATGCTAAAGCCGACGCTGAAACTGAAAAAAAACATAAAATTCTTCAGGCAAAAGAAAAATTCATAGAGCTAAAATCAGAACACGAACAAGTTATCTTAGGAAGAGATAAAAAAATAGCAGAAGCCGAAAAAAGAACCCGCGATAAAGAATCTCAAATCTCAAATGAATTAGCCAAAACCAAAAAAGTCAACGACGAAGCGGAAGCTAAAATAAGCGAGTACAATAAAAAATCGGAACTTCTGGAGATCAAACAGGCAGAAGTAGACAAAATGCACAAAAGCCAGGTAGAGCAGTTGGAAACCATTGCCGGCCTGTCTGCAGACGATGCTAAAAACCAATTGATCGACAGCCTAAAAGCGGAAGCCAAAAGCAATGCGATGTCTTACATCCAGGACACACTGGAAGAAGCTAAGCTTACTGCACAACAGGAAGCGAAAAAGATCATCATCAACACAATCCAGCGAGTGGGCACTGAAGAAGCAGTAGAAAATTGCGTTTCCGTATTCAACATTGAATCCGATGATGTAAAAGGACGTATTATTGGACGTGAGGGCCGTAACATCCGTGCTATCGAAGCAGCAACAGGCGTTGAAATCATTGTTGATGATACTCCTGAAGCGATTATCCTTTCCTGCTTTGACCCGGTTCGAAGAGAGATTGCCCGTCTTGCGTTACACAAATTAGTAACTGATGGCCGTATCCACCCAGCCCGAATTGAAGAAGTAGTAGCTAAAACAGCCAAACAAATCGATGACGAAATCATCGAAGTTGGAAAACGTACCGTAATTGACTTAGGAATACACGGATTACACCCTGAATTAATCAAAGTTGTAGGCCGAATGAAATACCGTTCTTCTTACGGGCAAAATTTACTACAACACTCCAGAGAAGTTGCCAAGCTTTGTGGATTGATGGCAGCAGAATTAGGCCTGAATGTAAAACTGGCTAAAAGAGCTGGTCTGTTACACGATATTGGTAAAGTTCCTGATACGGAAAGTGACCTCCCTCACGCAATCCTTGGGATGCAATGGGCTGAAAAATATGGTGAAAAAGAAGAAGTATGTAATGCTATTGGAGCCCACCACGATGAGATCGAAATGAAATCACTACTTTCTCCTATCGTTCAGGTGTGTGATGCAATCTCAGGTGCAAGACCAGGTGCAAGACGCCAGGTACTGGATTCTTATATCCAACGATTAAAAGACCTGGAAGATATTGCTTTCGGTTTTAACGGGGTAAAAAATGCTTATGCTATCCAGGCTGGACGTGAACTACGCGTTATCGTAGAAAGCGAAAAAGTAACTGATGAAAATGCGGCAAGCCTTTCTTTTGATATTTCACAGAAAATCCAAACGGAAATGACCTATCCAGGTCAGGTAAAAGTTACTGTTATTCGCGAAACAAGAGCAGTCAATATCGCAAAATAATATCCGTACTACATACAAAAAGGGCAGTCATAATTTATGACTGCCCTTTTCTTTTATATTTGATCTATTGCTTTTCTATCAACAGGGTAACTTCTGAAAAAAAATCCCTATAACCGGTTTACTATAAGCATTTCTAAAGTGGGTTAATTTAAGAAAATACGGGTGATATCTTCCATGCTGACAGGTTTCATAAAATAGTCCTTTACTTCTTCCTGATACTCTTTAGCACGATTGATATCGACAATATTATTAGACGAGCTAATAAGATAAATGACGGTGTTCTTGATCAGGTCTTTCTTTATTTTGCGGTATTCTTCCAAAAATTGCCATCCGTTCATGATTGGCATATTAATATCCAACAGGATTAAATCCGGCAATTTACCAGGATTCCCTTTATGCTCTTTCAGTCCTTCTAATGCATCCAGCCCATTTTCAAAAAAATGAGAGGTCACTTCTATATTATTTTTTTCAGTAAGTTCTTTAATATAAAGTGATATATTTTATCATCATCTACTACAAAAACATCATTAAATTTCTTCATTATTAAAATATATTTTAAAAACCGTTCCTTCCCCCACAATACTTTTTACTTCTATTTCTCCTCCCATCGCCTCAATCTGGTTTTTGGTTATAAATAAGCCTATTCCTCTCGAGTTGGGATGCTTATGAAAAGTCTTGTACATCCCAAACAAAGACTCCCCATGACGCTCTAAATCAATCCCGAGACCATTATCGGTTATTTCCAGCACATACCGTCGCTGATCCTCACCACACTTGAATCGGATTTCCGGATGACGCTCCGGATGCGAATACTTAATCGCATTGGTCGTAAAATTAAGCAGTACACTTTCCAGATAAGCAGGATTGTACTGAACATGAATGTCTGCCGGAATCTCATCATGGATAACAACCTTATGCTTATTAATCTCTTCCCCCAGGATATTCAGCGTTTTTCTGAAATAATCATGGAGATTCAACGACTCCTTAACTGGTTTCAATTCGGAATGGATCCCTACAAGTTCATTGAGGTGTTCAATAGTCTCACTTAGCTCATTGGAAATCGTTCGCAAATGCAATAATGTAACCTGCTCCTCTTCCCTGTTTTCTGCAGATTCTATCAAATCCAGCAACATTTTAAAATTGCCCGCATGTGACCTTAGGTTATGAGATACTATATGTGCAAAATTCAACAACCGTGTATTTTGTTCACTGACGATCCCTAATGTCTTTATCAATTCATCTTCTTTGATTTTCTGAGCAGAAATATCATTATGCGTACCAATAATACGAAGTGGATTTCCCAGTTCATCCCGAAGTACAACTTTCCCGCGATCCAAGATCCATTTGTATTCGCCACTTTTAGAAAGTACCCGGTGGTAATTCTGATAATAAGGTGTGATATTCTCAAAATGCTTTTGGATATCTGCAAAATAAGCCACCTTATCATCGGGATGGATTCGCTCGTCCCAAACTTCCGGGCTGTCCGCTTTCTCCTCTACTCCAATCTCTAATATCATTCGCGATTGCAACGAATAATATACCTTATTAGTAACCAGATCCCAATCCCAAACTCCCTGCTCATTGGCATCCAATGCAAACTGAAATCGCTCTTCCGAAATTTTCAATTTCAGTTCCTACTCCTTTTTCTCTGTCACATCTGCAATCCTGCCGTAAAAAATCACGCGCCCATCCTCCATTCGCTCTGGTTTGGCACTTCCTAAAAACCAACGGACTCCTTTTTTGGGCAACATCGCCTTAAACTCATTCGACCATGGCTTTAAATCGACCTTTGCCTTGAGTATGGAATGCAAAAAAGGCATGTAGTCTTCTGCCAGGATTCTTTTTTCCAGTACTAAAGAAGCATCCCGCTTTACATCTTCTACCTCCAACTCATAAAGCTCCTTAATCGCAGGACTGACAAACAGGAATTTAAAATCTTTATCAGATGCTATTTCAAGCTGAAAAATAAGATCAGGAACCTCATTAAGTAATTTTTTATAAAAATTATTTAAATCAGAATACCCATCTATGCTTTGACCAGCTTGTTCAATCATCCTTTACGTATTAATTAACTTACGTAAAAGTACAGGGTGAACGAATCTTAATTTTAAAAAAGGGGATGAAAAAATTCCCAATTTCGATGAAATGGCTATTTTCTTGGATGAAATGCATTCATGACTTCTGACAATCGTTTACGGTCAATATGCATATATATTTCTGTAGTAATTATTGACTCATGCCCCAACATTAACTGTATGGAACGTAGGTCTGCCCCGTTTTCCAATAAATGGGTTGCAAAGGAATGTCGAAAGGTATGCGGACTGATTACTTTGTCCAATTGGATTGCAACAGCAAGGTTTTTAATTATCGTAAATACCATCGCCCGCGTCAGTTGCCGACCTCTTCGATTTAGGAAAAGCGTGTCTTCAAAACCTTTTTGAATAGTCAAATGTGACCGTACTGTCTGCCGGTACAGCAGGATATATTTTTGCGTAAATTCACTAATCGGTATAAACCGCTGCTTGTCCCCTTTGCCGGTAATCTTCAAAAAACCTTCTTCAAAAAACAAATCCGATAGCCGGAGCGTGATCAATTCCGAAACACGCAATCCGCACCCGTATAAAGTTTCCAGCATGGCGCGGTTCCGTTCTCCTTCATTGGTCTCCAAATCGATTGCAGAAATCAGAGCATTGATTTCGTCCAACGACAATACATCCGGTAATTTCCTTCCTATCCTTGGGCTTTCAATCAATTCTAACGGATTATTTTCACGGTAGTCTTCAAAAATAAGATAGCTAAAAAAACTCTTTAATCCTGATATAATACGGGCCTGGGAGCGCGCATTTACCTGTTTCGAAACGGCATAAATAAACCCCTGAACCTCCTCTTCTCCGATCACCAAAGGGCTGACATCCATTTGATTTTCAGATAGATAATCACACAACCGTTGCACATCAAAAGTATAGTTATCAATGGAGTTCTTAGACAAACCTCTTTCAATCTTAAGATAGGACTGGTAGGATTTAATGAATTTATTCCAACTTTTCATACAGGTTAAAGTTATGTGAATTAAGAATTCTTTATAAGTACTGCCAAAGTATTAAATCTAATTTTAGATTACAAAACTAAAACTAATTACTATGAAAAATTTGAAATTAATGACAGCAGGTGCGCTAATGTTAGCGGCAGTATCAGTATCAACAGCTCAGGAAGCAAGTAACACGAAATCTATGGCACCGAGTTTCGGGATCAAAGGTGGGGTGAACTTCGCTACTGTAACAGGTGATTTTGATAGTCCAGATTCCAGAACCAGTTTCCATGTGGGCGCATTGGCTGAATTTCCATTGGCAGACATTTTCTCTATTCAGGTAGAGGCATTATATTCCGGACAAGGATTTAAAGCTGATTTTGAAGGGCCTGAAGGAGACAAAGCTGAAGTTCAGTTAGATTACATTAATGTACCAGTACTTGCAAAAGTATACATTGTACCGGGATTAAGCTTAGAAGCCGGACCACAATTTAGCTTTAAAGTAAGAGACAAATTTGAGATTAACCCAGGATCCAGTGATGGAACTGTAAACTTAGATCACTCCAGCCTTTCGGCAAAAGATTTTGAATTCGGAGTTGCTGGTGGTCTTACCTTCCAAACAGAAATTGGATTATTTGCAACCGGAAGATACAATTACGGTTTAACAGAAGTTTTCGAAAACAACAATGTTGGAAAAGTAAACAACTCTGTATTCCAGATTGGTGTTGGATACAAATTCTAAGATCTCGCAAAAATGCCATAAACAAAAAAACCTCTCAGCTTGCTGAGAGGTTTTTTCATATAACAACTTCTGATTAGAATTTGTAAAGCATACCAAATGTTGGAGTATCAAAAAAGTTTTTGAAAACATTCAGGTTACCATTGAATTCATTTACTGATTTTGCATTGTCAGCATCTGATTTATAAGATCTGTAAGATAAGATATCAGACAAACCAAAAGAGATAGCGATTTGTGGTGTGATGAAATAGTTCATACCTAAACCTAAACCAAAATTGATTTCATTAGTATCATCTAAATCTGTAGAAGGTAATCCTGTTGGAGAAACTTTACCACCAACACTAGCATAACCTACTCCAAGT
The Flavobacterium kingsejongi genome window above contains:
- a CDS encoding response regulator, producing the protein MSLYIKELTEKNNIEVTSHFFENGLDALEGLKEHKGNPGKLPDLILLDINMPIMNGWQFLEEYRKIKKDLIKNTVIYLISSSNNIVDINRAKEYQEEVKDYFMKPVSMEDITRIFLN
- a CDS encoding PAS domain-containing protein; amino-acid sequence: MIEQAGQSIDGYSDLNNFYKKLLNEVPDLIFQLEIASDKDFKFLFVSPAIKELYELEVEDVKRDASLVLEKRILAEDYMPFLHSILKAKVDLKPWSNEFKAMLPKKGVRWFLGSAKPERMEDGRVIFYGRIADVTEKKE
- the rny gene encoding ribonuclease Y — translated: MDSTLLIVIATIVGICVGFGIAKMIEKSNVSNLIKNAKKEAASILKDAKADAETEKKHKILQAKEKFIELKSEHEQVILGRDKKIAEAEKRTRDKESQISNELAKTKKVNDEAEAKISEYNKKSELLEIKQAEVDKMHKSQVEQLETIAGLSADDAKNQLIDSLKAEAKSNAMSYIQDTLEEAKLTAQQEAKKIIINTIQRVGTEEAVENCVSVFNIESDDVKGRIIGREGRNIRAIEAATGVEIIVDDTPEAIILSCFDPVRREIARLALHKLVTDGRIHPARIEEVVAKTAKQIDDEIIEVGKRTVIDLGIHGLHPELIKVVGRMKYRSSYGQNLLQHSREVAKLCGLMAAELGLNVKLAKRAGLLHDIGKVPDTESDLPHAILGMQWAEKYGEKEEVCNAIGAHHDEIEMKSLLSPIVQVCDAISGARPGARRQVLDSYIQRLKDLEDIAFGFNGVKNAYAIQAGRELRVIVESEKVTDENAASLSFDISQKIQTEMTYPGQVKVTVIRETRAVNIAK
- a CDS encoding site-specific tyrosine recombinase is translated as MKSWNKFIKSYQSYLKIERGLSKNSIDNYTFDVQRLCDYLSENQMDVSPLVIGEEEVQGFIYAVSKQVNARSQARIISGLKSFFSYLIFEDYRENNPLELIESPRIGRKLPDVLSLDEINALISAIDLETNEGERNRAMLETLYGCGLRVSELITLRLSDLFFEEGFLKITGKGDKQRFIPISEFTQKYILLYRQTVRSHLTIQKGFEDTLFLNRRGRQLTRAMVFTIIKNLAVAIQLDKVISPHTFRHSFATHLLENGADLRSIQLMLGHESIITTEIYMHIDRKRLSEVMNAFHPRK
- a CDS encoding carboxypeptidase-like regulatory domain-containing protein yields the protein MKAKYLIFSVLFLVVSTTAFAQKARVKGVILDENNKPVAGVSVAFGAASSISNENGFYLLIVPANKEESLVFSHTGYKNSALLLTLERDEEREFNPVLSQKIEQLGVVVITDENRKRIEGITNIDPATIRMIPGANAGVENILKTLPGVYSNNELSTQYAVRGGNYDENLVYVNEIEVYRPFLIRSGQQEGLSFTNTDMVQNVDFSAGGFQAKYGDKLSSVLDITYRRPTRYGASVEASFLGGSLSFEGVSKNQKWSAITGVRYRNNSLLVNSQQTQTNYTPVFADVQTYVTYNASSKLQLSFLGNISQNKYDYQPLTRQTNFGTLSDPIALLVVYEGQEKDKYETLFGAFKANYKLTERTTLKFIASAYHTTEQEYFDIFAQYRLGEVDTNIGSENLGNVTYSRGIGSQLNHARNDLDALIVNAEVKGFHDLDENQIEWGFKYTREDIRDRVVEWEVIDSAGFSINPPNLGLPVNDQPYNPYTGPLVPYQNVRAKNLTTINRFSGYAQWNRRGNLGRHEVWYNAGVRMHQWQVEGDNLDGKSQVIFSPRAQFAIKPDWDKDMVFRVSGGIYSQPPMYRELRDATGAVRPNVKAQQSVHIVLSNDYSFKMWDRPFKLVSEAYYKSMTDVNPYTLENVRIRYSAENNAKAYAMGFDMRLNGEFVPGTESWVSLGFMKTEENIENRGYIARPTDQRFKAAILFQDYMPNIPNVKMYLNLVYNTGLPGGSPSYADPYLYQTRLRDYRRADLGFSYVFTEGKKELSEGHWLKPFRDLSLGLEVFNLFDNQNAITNTWVRDVYTKSQYGIPNYLTSRVFSIKLTAKI
- a CDS encoding sensor histidine kinase; translated protein: MKISEERFQFALDANEQGVWDWDLVTNKVYYSLQSRMILEIGVEEKADSPEVWDERIHPDDKVAYFADIQKHFENITPYYQNYHRVLSKSGEYKWILDRGKVVLRDELGNPLRIIGTHNDISAQKIKEDELIKTLGIVSEQNTRLLNFAHIVSHNLRSHAGNFKMLLDLIESAENREEEQVTLLHLRTISNELSETIEHLNELVGIHSELKPVKESLNLHDYFRKTLNILGEEINKHKVVIHDEIPADIHVQYNPAYLESVLLNFTTNAIKYSHPERHPEIRFKCGEDQRRYVLEITDNGLGIDLERHGESLFGMYKTFHKHPNSRGIGLFITKNQIEAMGGEIEVKSIVGEGTVFKIYFNNEEI
- a CDS encoding cell division protein ZapA; this encodes MDEKLKIKISIADRVYPLNVDFSQEEGLRSASKKIDVMIKQFEENYAVRDKQDVLAMCALQFASQLEQQQIDKSTLGDDTKERLQKINDLLIQYLDK
- a CDS encoding M23 family metallopeptidase, which produces MRISFFFLFISTFVFSQAQYPKDYFRSPLDIPLLTSGSFGELRSNHFHAGLDFKTQQKEGLNVYAAGDGYVSRIKVSTWGYGRAIYITHPNGYTTLYGHLSKYAGAINDYAKKKHYEAKSFEIDVFPEPGAIKVKKGDVIALSGNSGGSGGPHLHFEFRDSKTERIINPMEFGFDVLVKDTKMPVVAGVMAYPISDSASVNNSQKPILLQLSQQKDGSYIAEKVNAQGKIGFGINTYDLADFTTNRNGTYSVKTSVNGTPFFGYQFESFGFDESHYINALIDYPRFKKTGQRYQKLFMKSPYDLTIIQPGKSNGIITVLPNVTTNYKIELSDFNGNKRDVTIPIAFEKQEVVVNPDAGKTPYFLKAKNDYNYKKDNVTVFIPANTFYEDFYLNFDVRGNALFLADEEVPIRSNLNISFEDASIAEADKPKTYIATANGNSSRYNATTFKGNVFSTWTKGLGRFMLAKDTVAPRITNLNFAEGKWLTKQNTIQFDISDGQSGIGSYNAYMNGKWILLEYDYKTRRVVHYFDEAIVAEGKNDLKIVVTDNVGNSTTFETNFFRSQLK
- a CDS encoding porin family protein, giving the protein MKNLKLMTAGALMLAAVSVSTAQEASNTKSMAPSFGIKGGVNFATVTGDFDSPDSRTSFHVGALAEFPLADIFSIQVEALYSGQGFKADFEGPEGDKAEVQLDYINVPVLAKVYIVPGLSLEAGPQFSFKVRDKFEINPGSSDGTVNLDHSSLSAKDFEFGVAGGLTFQTEIGLFATGRYNYGLTEVFENNNVGKVNNSVFQIGVGYKF